In the candidate division KSB1 bacterium genome, TCGGCCTGGCGATCTGGTCATTGTTACCAAAGGGCCAGCCATCGAGACCACGGGGCTGATGTCGGTCCAGTTCCCGGAGTTTATTGAGGAGCGATTTGGGCCGGAAGCCGTGGAAGAGGCGCAGGGGATCTTTTACCAGATGACCGTGGTTCACGATTGCGCTATCCTCTCGGAGGTGGGAGGAGTCCACGCGATGCACGACGCCACAGAATGCGGGGTGTGGGGTGCCCTGTCCGAAATGGCGGAAGCGGGCGGTTGGGGGCTCCGTGTCTGGCCGGAGCGGATTGTTGTGCAGGAGATCGTCTCCAAGACCTGTGAGGTCTTTGACATCGATCCCTTCAAAGCGATCAGCGAGGGCACTCTGGTCGCTGTCGTGAGCCCACCGAAAGCGGAGGAAGCCGTAGAAGCCCTCCAGCGAGAGGGGATTCAGGCCAGCGTCGTCGGGGAGGTAATCCCGCGCGAGGAAGGGACCTGGCTCGTTTACCGCGACCGAAAGGAGCCGCTCCTCCACCCGAAGGTCGATCCGTTCTGGCTCCGCTTCGAGGAGTACCTACAGAAGCAGAGGCAGAGGATGGCTTGAAGGCGCGTGCGGTGCTGAGATCACGACCAGGCTGGCGCCATGGCTGACCGTCTGTCGACTAACAGGGTCTCGGAACAGCTTGAGGCCATCAAGCGGGAGGTGAGCGAATCCCGCAACCTGGCGGGACTCTACCGCGCCGTGGCGATGGGCCTGGCCGACTTGTTCCAGGCCCGCCGGGTCCTGATGCTGCACGAGGTGGAGTGTCAAGACGGTCTGCGTCCCGTGTTCGCCTGGCCGGAGGAACCCCTCGGGCTGTGGTCCACCCTTCAGATACCCGCAAGCGACCCCCTCTATTGTGCCCTTCTGGAGGCCGGGGAACCGGCCATTCTCTTTGCGTCGCTAGTGCCGCGGCTCCAGGAGCAAAAGTCCCGGTCGCTTGAGCTTCTGAGCAGGATCGCCCCCTGGGACTATGCGATCCCCATCGGCCGGGAAAAATACCTGGCGGCCGCTGTTTTCTTGGCCGGCAGCCGGCGCAGACCGGATCCGAAAGGGAAGCTGGCCGCGGAGCTGGAGCACCTGGCCGACGTCGTTTCCTATGCCCTCATGGCCATGCTGACCATGGAGCGCCTCCAGCGCGAAGCCAAAGAGAAGGCGAAGCTGGTGGAGGTTGGTAAGCGCATCAGCGCTTCCCTCAACGTGGAGGACGTGCTCCACGGCATTGTCGAGGCGGTCCGGGAGGTCGTCCCTTGCGATCACGCGGCGGTCTTCCTCCTCGATCAGGACAAAGGCGAGCTGCGGCACGCGGTGTATCAGGGAATCGCCGAACGGGTACCGGAGGATTTCCGGCTCAAGGTGGGCCAGGGGTTGGTGGGCTGGGTGGCGATCACCGGTCAGCCGGTGCTTATTCGAGACGTGAGGAACGACAGCCGCTACCTGCGGTTCTTCGAGGATTCGCGGGCGGAACTGGACGTTCCGATCAAACGCGGAGAGCGGGTGCTCGGGGTGATCAGCCTGGAGTCACGGCAGCCCGGGGCCTTCAACGAGCATCACCTCGAGCTTCTGCAGGCCTTCGCGGGCCAGGCGGCGGTGGCCATCGAAAACGCCCTTCTCCTGGACGAGCTGGTGGAAAAAAGACGCCTCGAGCAGGAGCTCATCATCGCCCGGGAGGTGCAGAAGGCGCTCCTTCCCCGCAGTATGCCGCGGATCCGTGGCTATCGCTTTTCCGCGATCACCATCCCGAGCGGGATGGTCGGCGGCGATCTGTACGATACGGTTGAGTTCGGCGACGGGACCGTCGCCCTCGCCATCGGTGACGTGGCCGGTAAAGGCACCCCTGGCGCCATCCTGATGGCCACCCTCTATTCGACCTATCGGGGCCTGCTGCGAAAGGGCTTTGCGCCCCGGAAGCTGATGCGTATCCTCAACAACCTCCTCGTCGAAAGGCTCGACACCGAGAGTTTCGCCACCTTGTTCCTCTCGGTTCTCTCGCCTCGCGAAAAGCGCCTCCGCTATTGCAACGCCGGGCACAATCCCCCGCTCTGGATCCGGGCCGACGGGACGGTCAGAAAACTCTCCGAGGGAGGCCCAGTGCTTGGATTTGTCCCCAATCTTCGCTATGCTGACACGCACATTACGCTGGGTCCGGGCGACATCATCGTTATGTACACCGATGGCGTGACCGAGGCGGCCAATGCCTCCGAAGAGCTGTTCGGCGAGGAGAGGCTGATGCAGCTGGCCGTGTCCTATCGTCACCTGGATCCCCGGCGACTGCGAGACCGCATCGTGCAAGCTGTGCAGGAATTCCGAGGGCAAGCTTCCCTCGAAGATGATCTCACGTTGCTGATCGTGAAAGTCCAGTAGAGGCGTGAGCAATGGTCTTGAAACTTCGCTATTACGGAGATCCGGTCCTGCGACGTCCTACCACCAATGTGGACCTGGCGGAACTCCGATCGGAAGCCTTCCAGGCTTTTCTCGACGACCTGGTCGAGACGATGCACGCGGAAGATGGTGTGGGGCTGGCAGCTCCCCAGGTCGGCAGCGATAAGCGCGTATGTGTTGCCAGCGACGGAGAGAAAGTCCACGTCCTGATCAACCCTCGTATCCGGGGGCGAAGTATCCAGATGGAGGAAGATGCCGAGGGGTGCCTGAGCCTCCCGGGCTTGCAAGCGCAGGTGCCGCGACACACCCGGGTGATCGTCGAAGCCCTCGATCCCCAGGGCAATCCCCTTGAGCTGCGGGCGAAAGGCCTCTTTGCCCGCGTTCTGCAGCACGAGATCGATCATCTGAACGGGGTCCTCTACATCGATCGGGCTGAGCCGGGGACCCTCGTGTGGCTGCGCAAAGACGAGCGGGACACCATCGAAAAAGTACCTGCCCAGCTTGCAGAGGTAAAGCGGGCTTTCGCCACCCGCTACCACGAGGGGAAAAAGCTGGCTGAATTGGTGTTCGATCCGCCCCGGATCACCGCAACGACCGCCTCGCACGGAGGGTCCGATGAGCGAGGAGGTTGACGCGAGGATTTCTTCCGCAGCCGTGGACGCGGCCGTGGGCTTGGAGGAGCACGGACGGCTGCTCTATCTTCGTCTGGCAGAGCTCATGTCCGATCCGATAAGCCAGCAGATGTTTGGCAAGCTGGCCGAGGACGAGCGGCAGCACGGCGAGATCCTGCGCCAGGGGCGATCCGAGCTCGTCCCGACCTTGGATCCCGCGCGCCTCGATTGGGTTGTGGACGGTTCTGCTCGCTCGCCATCCCCTGTGTCATCCCTGCTCAGCGGGGCATCGGAGGCGATGATCGCCGCCGGCCACTCACGCTGCTGCTCTGAGTTAGACGCCATCGCCATCGCCGTAGTCCTGGAGCTTGCTTCCATTCGCTCCTACGCGGACCTCCTACGCGTCTGCCAGTCCGACGCGGCGCGCCTGACCCTTCGGAGACTCCTCGAGGAGGAGGAGAAGCACTTTGAGATCCTGGGGCGCCGAGCGCAGCAAGTGTTCCGAGACTTGAGCCTCGCGTAGGGTGGGGCATCGGGTCTGCACCCTGTCCCTGAGAGGCTGATTCCCGGCGACACAGGTTGAACACGGAGACGGCAATCTCACAGGAGCCAGAAACGGGCCAGCGGGAGGACGAATATGGGCGAAGTAATCCCGGCAAATCTGAACAATTACCCGCGGATCGGCGACGAGCCGGAGCAGCAGAAGCTGCGTCGGACGATTGCTGCGCTCGACCGAGGCGAGGCCACTCCCGATGATCTCGCGCGTGTTCAGGACGAGGTAACGGAGGAGGTGATCCGGGAGCAGGTCCAGGCCGGGATACGGCTGGTGACCGATGGGCAGATCCGATGGGATGACCCCATTACCTACTTCGCCCGATCTCTGGGCGGGGTGAGGATCGCGGGCCTCGTCCGTTTTTTCGACACGAACACCTACTTCCGCCAGCCCGTTGTGGAGGGGCCCATCGAATGGAAAGGCCCTGTGTTGGTGCGTGACCTCCGTTTTGCCCAGAGCCGGAGCCCCGTCCCCGTAAAAGCCGTGGTGCCGGGCCCCTACACCTTGGCTCGTCTCTCCGTGGACCAGTTCTACGGTGACCTCTCCGCCATGACGATGGCGTACGCGGAGGCGGTGCTGCACGAGGTGGAAGAGCTGATCGCCGCCGGCGCGCCCGTGGTGCAGATCGACGAGCCGTCGCTCGTCCGACATCCGGACGGGGTAGATTCGGCTCTGGCGGCGCTGTCCCGGCTTGCGGAGATCGACCGGCCGCAAGGGGTAAAACTGGGCGTCCTGATCTACTGGGGGCATCTTGGCGAGCGGCTCCAGCGTCTGCTCGACCTGCCTTTCGACTTCTACGGCCTCGACTTCGTGGAGGGGAGTCAGGATATTGACTATCTCCGGAACAAGAGGCTGGATGGGAGGGGCTTGGGGATTGGGCTCGTCAACGGCCGGAACACGCGGTTAGAACGCCCCGAGGAGCTTGCACGCCGGGTGCGGGAAATCCGTGACCTCTCCGGTTTCCAAATCGGGTATCTGCAGCCAAACTGTGGGCTGGAATTGCTTCCTCGCGCCACGGCCCGTCGGAAACTGGAGATCATCGCCGAGGCCGTAGATTTGCTCAGGTAGAAAGCGGGCTGGCCTGTCGCGGTAGCGGATTCGGCGGCCAGCTGACAGCGCCGGGCACGGAGGCACACCGAAGGACAATCGTATCGTTGAGGAGATGCTTATGGCCCTTCTCACCACAACCGTAGGGAGTTTCCCGAAGCCCGAGTACCTGACCAAGGCCCGAACGGCCTTCTCGCGCGGTCAGATCAGCCGAGATGAGCTCCGGCAGAAAGAGGAGCAAGCGACCCGGGAGTGTATCGCCCTCCAGGAGAGATTGGGGCTGGACATCCTGGTCGACGGCGAAATGTATCGGGGGGACATGGCCACCTACTTCGCGGAGCATTTGGAGGGGTTCCGCATCAGCGGGCTCGTCCGCAGCTACGGAAACCGCTACTACCGCAAGCCGATCATCGTGGGTCCTGTGCGCTGGCGTGGGCCTATTACCGTGGAGTGGTTTCGCTTCGCCCAGAGCCTGACCCAGAAGCCGGTGAAGGCGATCCTGACCGGGCCCTACACAATGATGGACTGGTCCTTTGACGAGTTCTACGCCTCGCGTAGGGAGGCCGCTCTGGATCTGGCGCACGCCCTCCACGAGGAGGTGCTCGCCTTGAAAGAAGCCGGGGCGCGTTATTTCCAGATCGACGAACCGGCCATTTCCACCCGCCCGGAGGAGATCGATCTGGCCCTCGAGACGATGCGAATCGTGACTGCTGGACTGGAGGGCTGCAAGACCATCACCCACATCTGCTACGGCGAATTCGACAAGATCTACCCCCGTATGCTCGACCTGGCCGTGGACCAGATCGATCTCGAAATGTCCAATAGCGGCTTCGACATGCTGCAACTGTTTCGCACCCATCCCTTCCGCAAGGAGATCGGGCTCGGGGTGATCGACGTCCACACCCACGTCGTGGAAGATGTCGACACCGTGGTTCGCCGCATCGAAATGGCCCTGGAGGTTTTCCGGCCAGAGCAGGTGTACGTCGACCCGGATTGCGGGCTGAAAACGCGCACCCCGGAGGAGGCGGAAGCGAAGCTCCGGGTGATGGTGGAGGCCAGAGATCAGGTGCGAGCAAGGCTTGGCTTGAGCTGAGGGAGTCGCGCTCCGCCCGGACCCGTAGAGGCCGGGGGTCAATGCGGAGCGGCGATCCGGGGGCTCGCACGGGAGGGGGAGGCTCCTGCCAGGAGCAACCAGGGGCAGGCGGGCAAGGCCGTTCGGTCTATTTGCTGCCTCAACCGGCGAAACCAAGCCCTCCGTAGATCATTGAATCCTTCCTGAGAGGAGCCCGCTGTCGTTGCACGCGTGCGGAAGAAGAACTATCTTATACGTCCGCGTTTGAGAGCGGGAACAAGGGAGTACGGGCGGTGCACGTTCCGATGAGTCTGTTTCAAGTTCACGCGGGCAAGACCGTCCGCGTCACAGACGTGACAGGTGGATGGGGTATCCGCAGACGCCTCGCACAGCTCGGGATCCTTCCGGGGACCAGGCTGCGCGTGGTAAGTCAGGGCGCGTTCGGTGGTCCCCTGCTGGTGGACATCGATGGGCGTGTGGTGGCCCTGGGTCGGGGGATCGCGGAGCGCGTTCTGGTGAGGCCTGAGGAATGACGATCGCGCTGGCTGGCCAACCTAATGCCGGCAAGAGCACGATTTTCAACCAAATCGCGGGGGTCCGAGCGGTCGCGGCCAATTTCCCGGGGACGACCGTCAAGTACAGCCGCAGCCAGGTACGCATCGGAAACGAAACCTGCACCTGTGTCGACCTCCCGGGTACCTACTCCCTGCAGGCCATGGACCTTGCCGAAGCGGAGGCGCGCTCCTTCCTCCTCTCGGGCGAGGTGGACGTGATCGTAAATGTGGTGGACGCGTCGCTGCTCCACCGCAGCCTGGAATTCACACTGGAGCTCCTGGAGCTGGAAATCCCCATGGTCGTCTGCCTCAATATGATGGACGAGGCAGCGCGCAAGGGAATGCACATCGATACAGACAAGCTCTCGCGTCTCCTCGGCGTGCCCGTGGTCGCCACCGTGGCGCGGACAGGTCAGGGAATCCGGGAATTGTTTCTCGAAACCATTCGGCAGGGCCAGAGCGGGCGTCGCCCCTCGCCACCCAGGTACGGTCGCGACTTGGAAGAAGCCATTCAGGCCCTCCTCTCGGTGATGGAGCCTGGGGATCGCAACCCACATGTGCCTCAGCGTTTCCTTGCTGTGAAGCTCCTGGAAGATGACCCCTTCCTGGCGCGTCAGATGCGGGAGTTGATCGACCGCATCCAGCCCGTCCTTTCCCAGATCCGGAGCGCGCTGGAGCAGAAGACAGGCAGGCCGGCAGAAGATCAGGTGAGGGTAGAACGACACGCCCTCGCTACCCATGTCTTCGAGCAGGCAGTCAAGGTCGCAAGGCCCTTCTCCGATGTACGGCACCGGGTCGACGCAGTGGCCACCCATCCCTATCTCGGCTACCTGATTCTCGGGATGGTCGTCTACGGGGTCTTTTTCACCGTTTTCCGCGTCGGGAGCCTTCTGGAAGGGCCTCTGCTCTCAGCATTCGACGCTCTGCGCGCGGCCACCCGGACTTCTCTCTCAGGATCGCCTTTCCTGTCCATGGCCGCGGACGGACTGTTGCAGGGCCTTGCTGGAGGCGCCGGGATCGTTTTTCCCTACCTGATCCCGTTCCTCTTGTTGCTCTCGCTCCTGGAAGATGTGGGCTACCTGCCCCGAGCAGCCGTGCTGATGGACGCCTTCTTTCATCGGCTCGGTCTTCACGGAAAGGCGATCATCCCCTTCGTTCTGGGGTACGGGTGCAACGTGCCGGCTGTGATGGCCACCCGCATCCTGGACACCAAGCGCGATCGGATTGTGTCCGGTATCCTCTCCACGATGATCCCCTGCTCGGCTCGGACGGCCATTGTGTTTGGGCTCTTGGCCTATTTCGTAGGCCCCTGGGCCGCGGTGTTTGTCTACGCACTGAATCTGGTGGTAATCGCGACCCTTGGACGGATCGCTTCCTCTTTACTCCCGGCTACAAGCCCCGGGCTGATCCTGGAAATTCCCCCCTACCGCTGGCCGTCCTTGCGGTTGCTCGGACTGAAGTCGTGGCTGCGCCTGCGGGAGTTCATCACCTTGGCCTGGCCTCTCCTGATTGGGGGGAGTCTGGTGCTGAGCCTGATCGACTATTTTCAATGGCGGATCGTCCTGGATCAGATCTTCTCGCCCTTCACCGCGTTACTCGGCCTGCCGGCCGCCGCGGGCACGACCCTCGTCTTCGGGATCCTGCGGAAAGAGCTTTCGCTCCTGATGCTGATTCAGGCGCTGGGCACCCCGCAGCTGAATACCGTCCTCTCTCCTCTGCAGATGCTGACCTTCACGGTGTTCGTGCTCTTCTATTTCCCCTGCGTCTCCACCCTTGCAGCCTTGATTCGGGAGATCGGGACGCGCTGGGCCCTAGCGGCCGTAGCGTTGACGACATTAGTTGCCACGATCCTCGCCCTTGCCGTTCGAACGTTTGGTGCCTTGCTTCTATAGGCCATGTCTGAACCCGAGCGGCCTGGGGATCTGGCTTGCGGACCAAGCCGGCCACCGGAGTCCGCTGTGCGGAACGCCCCTCTGCCCAGGGGCCATCGTGAGGCGAGGAGGCTGGTCCGTTCGCGGGCCGCGCGAAAAAGGTCTGCGCGGGATCGCCGTGATCGTGGCAGAAGGTAGAGCGATTAGGAGGTGGGGCGATGGTTCCGGAAGCCTCTGGCGTCGGCTGTTGACATTCCGGGCCGATTTGGGTATATTGCTCGGTGTTCACCGAGGTAGGAGGGAGGGTGGTGACGAAGAACCGCCTGATCGCGGACATGTT is a window encoding:
- a CDS encoding methylcobamide--CoM methyltransferase — protein: MGEVIPANLNNYPRIGDEPEQQKLRRTIAALDRGEATPDDLARVQDEVTEEVIREQVQAGIRLVTDGQIRWDDPITYFARSLGGVRIAGLVRFFDTNTYFRQPVVEGPIEWKGPVLVRDLRFAQSRSPVPVKAVVPGPYTLARLSVDQFYGDLSAMTMAYAEAVLHEVEELIAAGAPVVQIDEPSLVRHPDGVDSALAALSRLAEIDRPQGVKLGVLIYWGHLGERLQRLLDLPFDFYGLDFVEGSQDIDYLRNKRLDGRGLGIGLVNGRNTRLERPEELARRVREIRDLSGFQIGYLQPNCGLELLPRATARRKLEIIAEAVDLLR
- a CDS encoding methionine synthase; its protein translation is MALLTTTVGSFPKPEYLTKARTAFSRGQISRDELRQKEEQATRECIALQERLGLDILVDGEMYRGDMATYFAEHLEGFRISGLVRSYGNRYYRKPIIVGPVRWRGPITVEWFRFAQSLTQKPVKAILTGPYTMMDWSFDEFYASRREAALDLAHALHEEVLALKEAGARYFQIDEPAISTRPEEIDLALETMRIVTAGLEGCKTITHICYGEFDKIYPRMLDLAVDQIDLEMSNSGFDMLQLFRTHPFRKEIGLGVIDVHTHVVEDVDTVVRRIEMALEVFRPEQVYVDPDCGLKTRTPEEAEAKLRVMVEARDQVRARLGLS
- a CDS encoding AIR synthase family protein produces the protein MVKGKLPELGKVDLHFFQEVIYPHLGAKDPTVILGPTHGVDFGVVDLGDKVMVTSADPVYIAPALGWERAAWFALHILASDVAVSGIRPRYLSIDLNLPPEMDEDVLRIIWHTLHREAEKLGIAIVSGHTARYAGCTYPMVGGATVIGVDDRRKLVDPRSVRPGDLVIVTKGPAIETTGLMSVQFPEFIEERFGPEAVEEAQGIFYQMTVVHDCAILSEVGGVHAMHDATECGVWGALSEMAEAGGWGLRVWPERIVVQEIVSKTCEVFDIDPFKAISEGTLVAVVSPPKAEEAVEALQREGIQASVVGEVIPREEGTWLVYRDRKEPLLHPKVDPFWLRFEEYLQKQRQRMA
- the def gene encoding peptide deformylase translates to MVLKLRYYGDPVLRRPTTNVDLAELRSEAFQAFLDDLVETMHAEDGVGLAAPQVGSDKRVCVASDGEKVHVLINPRIRGRSIQMEEDAEGCLSLPGLQAQVPRHTRVIVEALDPQGNPLELRAKGLFARVLQHEIDHLNGVLYIDRAEPGTLVWLRKDERDTIEKVPAQLAEVKRAFATRYHEGKKLAELVFDPPRITATTASHGGSDERGG
- a CDS encoding ferritin family protein; its protein translation is MSEEVDARISSAAVDAAVGLEEHGRLLYLRLAELMSDPISQQMFGKLAEDERQHGEILRQGRSELVPTLDPARLDWVVDGSARSPSPVSSLLSGASEAMIAAGHSRCCSELDAIAIAVVLELASIRSYADLLRVCQSDAARLTLRRLLEEEEKHFEILGRRAQQVFRDLSLA
- a CDS encoding ferrous iron transport protein A is translated as MHVPMSLFQVHAGKTVRVTDVTGGWGIRRRLAQLGILPGTRLRVVSQGAFGGPLLVDIDGRVVALGRGIAERVLVRPEE
- a CDS encoding SpoIIE family protein phosphatase codes for the protein MADRLSTNRVSEQLEAIKREVSESRNLAGLYRAVAMGLADLFQARRVLMLHEVECQDGLRPVFAWPEEPLGLWSTLQIPASDPLYCALLEAGEPAILFASLVPRLQEQKSRSLELLSRIAPWDYAIPIGREKYLAAAVFLAGSRRRPDPKGKLAAELEHLADVVSYALMAMLTMERLQREAKEKAKLVEVGKRISASLNVEDVLHGIVEAVREVVPCDHAAVFLLDQDKGELRHAVYQGIAERVPEDFRLKVGQGLVGWVAITGQPVLIRDVRNDSRYLRFFEDSRAELDVPIKRGERVLGVISLESRQPGAFNEHHLELLQAFAGQAAVAIENALLLDELVEKRRLEQELIIAREVQKALLPRSMPRIRGYRFSAITIPSGMVGGDLYDTVEFGDGTVALAIGDVAGKGTPGAILMATLYSTYRGLLRKGFAPRKLMRILNNLLVERLDTESFATLFLSVLSPREKRLRYCNAGHNPPLWIRADGTVRKLSEGGPVLGFVPNLRYADTHITLGPGDIIVMYTDGVTEAANASEELFGEERLMQLAVSYRHLDPRRLRDRIVQAVQEFRGQASLEDDLTLLIVKVQ
- the feoB gene encoding ferrous iron transport protein B; translation: MTIALAGQPNAGKSTIFNQIAGVRAVAANFPGTTVKYSRSQVRIGNETCTCVDLPGTYSLQAMDLAEAEARSFLLSGEVDVIVNVVDASLLHRSLEFTLELLELEIPMVVCLNMMDEAARKGMHIDTDKLSRLLGVPVVATVARTGQGIRELFLETIRQGQSGRRPSPPRYGRDLEEAIQALLSVMEPGDRNPHVPQRFLAVKLLEDDPFLARQMRELIDRIQPVLSQIRSALEQKTGRPAEDQVRVERHALATHVFEQAVKVARPFSDVRHRVDAVATHPYLGYLILGMVVYGVFFTVFRVGSLLEGPLLSAFDALRAATRTSLSGSPFLSMAADGLLQGLAGGAGIVFPYLIPFLLLLSLLEDVGYLPRAAVLMDAFFHRLGLHGKAIIPFVLGYGCNVPAVMATRILDTKRDRIVSGILSTMIPCSARTAIVFGLLAYFVGPWAAVFVYALNLVVIATLGRIASSLLPATSPGLILEIPPYRWPSLRLLGLKSWLRLREFITLAWPLLIGGSLVLSLIDYFQWRIVLDQIFSPFTALLGLPAAAGTTLVFGILRKELSLLMLIQALGTPQLNTVLSPLQMLTFTVFVLFYFPCVSTLAALIREIGTRWALAAVALTTLVATILALAVRTFGALLL